The following is a genomic window from Geoalkalibacter halelectricus.
GGGGCGCGGAATCCGTCAGGCGAGCGGGTGTTGATTCTCAGTGACGGCAAGCCAGGGCACGTCAATCAGGCGCTCGCCTATGCCCGGCTGCTCGGACTTGCCTATGAAGTCCGCCGCATTTCTTTTTCCGGGCGTCTCGGCAAAGCCCTGAGTTATCCACTGGACCGCCTGGGAATTTGGACGGACAGACTGTTTTCCCTGGACGGCCGGGCGCCATCCTGCGCGCAGGTTGTTTCCGCGGGCTCGGGTACTTATTATGCCAATCGCGTGATTGCGCGCGAACTCGGAGCCCTGTCCGTCGCCATTATGTTGCCGCGGGGGTATCGCCTTGATTTTGATCTGATCATCGCTCAAGAGCATGACCGTCCCCCCGCCGCACCAAACATCCTGTCGCTTCCCGTCAACCTTTCCTGTCCCCAGCCCCAGGGTCTGGTGGAGCCTGTCGGCGAAAACCCGTGCGTGGCCTTTGTGATCGGCGGACCCAGCCGGCATTTTCGCATGGATGTCGAGCGACTTCGAAACCAGATAGAGCAGGCGATCAAACTGTTTCCGCACGGCGACTTTATTGTGACCACTTCGCCGCGCACCCCAGCCGCCATCGACAGAATGATTGAGTCCCTGCCGTTTCGCTATCGTCTTCTTTATTCCCGGGATCCGAAAAACCCCATCGCTGATTTCCTGCACATCGGCGATTATGTTTTTGTCACTCAGGACTCCACCTCCATGATCAGTGAAGCCGTCACTTTCGGCCAGGCTTGCGTGGAAGTGCTTCCGCTGGAGGGGACGGGAGAGAAAAACAAGGTTGGCCGCATGGTCGACTCTCTGGCGGGACTGGGTTGCCTGCATCTGTTCGATGGAACTTTAGGTGGAAAAAATCGCAAAATCGCGCTAAAAGGTGTTCTCGAGCAGGCTTTGAGCCGTTTGAAGGGGTGAGGCCCGCGCTTTTTTCCAACGATCCTCCATAGGAAAGTCCATGTCCCAGGCAAGTCATAAAAAAGATCCGTCCGTCCAAAAAAATTTCGCCCTGATCGGGGCCGCCGGCTATATCGCCCCGCGCCACATGCGCGCCATCGTCGACACCGGCAACCGTCTGGTCGCCGCCCTCGATAAAAGCGACTCCGTCGGCATTCTCGACAGTTTTTCCTACGACATCGCTTTTTTCACCGAATTCGAGCGCTTTGACCGCCATGCCGAGAAGCTGCGCCGCCAGGGTGAGGATAAGCGCTTCCACTATGTGAGCATCTGCTCGCCCAACTACCTGCACGATGCCCATATCCGTTTTGCCCTGCGCATCGGCGCCGACGCCATCTGTGAAAAACCCCTGGTGCTCAATCCCTGGAACCTCGATGCCCTGGCGGAATTGGAAGCCGAAAGCGGGCGCCGCATCTTCAACATACTGCAGCTGCGGGTGCATCCCGCATTGTTGAGTCTCAAGAAGAAAATTGAAGACGACCAGAGCGGCAAGCGACATCAGGTCGACCTCAGCTACATAACCTCCCGCGGCAACTGGTATTTCCATTCCTGGAAGGGCGATGTGCATAAATCCGGCGGCGTGGTTACCAACATCGGCATTCACTTTTTCGACATGCTCATGTGGATCTTCGGCGGCGTGGAATCCTTCGAGGTGCATTTACACGACGAGCGGCGCATGGCCGGTTTTCTCTCCTTGAAAAATGCCGACGTGCGCTGGTTTCTTTCCGTCGATCATCAGGATCTTCCCGATGCTGCCCGTGCCGCCGGCAAGTCGACCTTCCGCTCGGTGCGTGTCGATGGCCAGGAGGTGGAATTTTCCGAAGGTTTCGTCGATCTGCACACGGTGGTCTACCAGGAAATCCTCGCCGGGCGCGGTTTCGGCATCGAGGAGGCGCGACCCTCCATAGAATTGGTGCACAATCTGCGCAACGCCGAGGTCAGGGGCGTGCAGGCGGACACCAGCCACCCGCTGGCGGTGGTCGCCGCCAAAAAGTTTTGAGCAATCGGAGGCCTTCATGGATTACTTTGTTCATCCCTCCTCCTTTGTCGATGAAGGAGCGCAGATCGGCGCCGGGACCAAGATCTGGCATTTCTGTCATGTGTTGCCCGGCGCGAAAATCGGCGAGCGCTGCAGCTTTGGACAGAACTGCTGCGTTTCCGGTGGTACCCTGATCGGCAACAACGTCAAGGTGCAGAATAATGTTTCCATCTATGAAGGAACGGTCATCGAGGACGATGTCTTTCTCGGCCCCTCCTGCGTGCTGACCAACGTGACCAACCCGCGCTCCCAGGTGGTGCGGCGCGCACTCTATGAAAAGACCCTGCTGCGGCGCGGCTGTTCCATCGGCGCCAATGCCACCCTGGTCTGCGGCATCACCATCGGCCGCTACGCTTTTGTCGCGGCCGGTGCCGTGGTGGCCAAGGATGTACCGGATTACGCTCTCATGGTCGGGGTCCCCGCCAGGCAGGCTGGCTGGATGAGTCGCCACGGCCATGTCCTCAAGAATCCCGATGCCCAGGGGATTCTGACCTGTCCGGAAAGCCGGCTGCGCTATCAGATCAATGCAGAAGGATTGCTTCGCTGCCTGGATTTGGACGAAGAGGCGCCCCTGCCTGCCGAACTGGCCGTGGGGAAAACTTTTTATGACGAATTGAAGTAAGAACCGAAGGCTCCTCCTCCCCCTTTGCCAAAGGGGGAGGAGGGGGATTTCTCATGGGAGCATCCATGCAATTCATCGATCTTAAGACCCAACAGCAACCGATTCGCGAAGACATCGAGCGGCGCATCAAGGCCGTTCTCGATCACGGCCAGTACATCATGGGCCCCGAGGTCACCGAGCTGGAAAAACGCCTGGCTGACTTCGTCGGTGCCCGTCATTGCGTCAGTGTTTCCAGCGGCACCGACGCGCTGCTCATCGCCATGATGGCCCTGGGCGTCGGACCAGGCGACGAGGTGGTGACAACGCCCTTTACCTTTATTTCCACCGTCGAAACCATTGCCCTGCTCGGCGCGCGGCCGGTGTTCGTCGATATCGATCCGCGCACCTACAACCTGGATCCCAATCTTCTGCAAGCCGCACTCACCGACAAGACCAAGGCGATCATGCCGGTGAGCCTGTACGGCCAATGCGCCGACTTTCAAGCCATCAACGCCATTGCGGCGAAGAGGGGCATCCCGGTCATTGAGGATGGGGCGCAAAGCTTCGGCGCCACCCACCGGGGAGAAAAATCCTGCCACCTCTCCACTATCGGCTGCACCAGTTTCTTTCCCTCCAAGCCGCTGGGTGGCTATGGCGACGGCGGCGCCTGTTTCACCGACGACGACGAACTTGCCAAGCGCATGCAGCAAATCCGTGTCCACGGCCAGGACCGGCGCTACAATCATCCCCTCATCGGCGTCAATGGTCGCCTCGATACTCTGCAGGCCGCCATCCTGCTTTCCAAACTCGACGTTTTCCCTGAGGAAGTCGCGCGGCGCGCGGCGGTTGCCGAGCAGTATCGAAAACTTCTGGATGGCAAAGTTGTCATTCCCTTTGTCGAGGAGTTCAACACCAGCGTCTATGCTCAGTACACCATTCGCGTCGATGCTCGTGACGAGGTCGCTGCTGCTTTGGCGTCCCAGGGTGTTCCGACGGCGGTACATTATCCTGTTCCTTTGCACCGCCAGCCGGCCTTCGCCTCCCTCGGCTATCCGGACGAGTGTTTTCCCCATGCCGAAGAGGCGGCCCGCCAGGTCATGAGCCTGCCCATGCATCCCTATCTCGCAGTAGCAGATCAGGTGCGGATTGCCGAGGCGCTCAAGGCAGCCGTCGCCCGTT
Proteins encoded in this region:
- a CDS encoding mitochondrial fission ELM1 family protein; the encoded protein is MLILSDGKPGHVNQALAYARLLGLAYEVRRISFSGRLGKALSYPLDRLGIWTDRLFSLDGRAPSCAQVVSAGSGTYYANRVIARELGALSVAIMLPRGYRLDFDLIIAQEHDRPPAAPNILSLPVNLSCPQPQGLVEPVGENPCVAFVIGGPSRHFRMDVERLRNQIEQAIKLFPHGDFIVTTSPRTPAAIDRMIESLPFRYRLLYSRDPKNPIADFLHIGDYVFVTQDSTSMISEAVTFGQACVEVLPLEGTGEKNKVGRMVDSLAGLGCLHLFDGTLGGKNRKIALKGVLEQALSRLKG
- a CDS encoding DegT/DnrJ/EryC1/StrS family aminotransferase, with amino-acid sequence MGASMQFIDLKTQQQPIREDIERRIKAVLDHGQYIMGPEVTELEKRLADFVGARHCVSVSSGTDALLIAMMALGVGPGDEVVTTPFTFISTVETIALLGARPVFVDIDPRTYNLDPNLLQAALTDKTKAIMPVSLYGQCADFQAINAIAAKRGIPVIEDGAQSFGATHRGEKSCHLSTIGCTSFFPSKPLGGYGDGGACFTDDDELAKRMQQIRVHGQDRRYNHPLIGVNGRLDTLQAAILLSKLDVFPEEVARRAAVAEQYRKLLDGKVVIPFVEEFNTSVYAQYTIRVDARDEVAAALASQGVPTAVHYPVPLHRQPAFASLGYPDECFPHAEEAARQVMSLPMHPYLAVADQVRIAEALKAAVAR
- a CDS encoding Gfo/Idh/MocA family oxidoreductase → MSQASHKKDPSVQKNFALIGAAGYIAPRHMRAIVDTGNRLVAALDKSDSVGILDSFSYDIAFFTEFERFDRHAEKLRRQGEDKRFHYVSICSPNYLHDAHIRFALRIGADAICEKPLVLNPWNLDALAELEAESGRRIFNILQLRVHPALLSLKKKIEDDQSGKRHQVDLSYITSRGNWYFHSWKGDVHKSGGVVTNIGIHFFDMLMWIFGGVESFEVHLHDERRMAGFLSLKNADVRWFLSVDHQDLPDAARAAGKSTFRSVRVDGQEVEFSEGFVDLHTVVYQEILAGRGFGIEEARPSIELVHNLRNAEVRGVQADTSHPLAVVAAKKF
- a CDS encoding acyltransferase, whose amino-acid sequence is MDYFVHPSSFVDEGAQIGAGTKIWHFCHVLPGAKIGERCSFGQNCCVSGGTLIGNNVKVQNNVSIYEGTVIEDDVFLGPSCVLTNVTNPRSQVVRRALYEKTLLRRGCSIGANATLVCGITIGRYAFVAAGAVVAKDVPDYALMVGVPARQAGWMSRHGHVLKNPDAQGILTCPESRLRYQINAEGLLRCLDLDEEAPLPAELAVGKTFYDELK